A stretch of the Corynebacterium maris DSM 45190 genome encodes the following:
- a CDS encoding cobalamin-independent methionine synthase II family protein, with the protein MANHIRTTHVGSLPRTPELLEANNKRAEGAISEEQYFEILQSSVDEVVKRQVDLGIDIVNEGEYGHITSGKIDYGAWWNYSFSRLGGLTMTDEDRWANQEKVRSTPGNIQLTSFSDRRDRERFRAAYEDPESGIFTGRAAVGNPKFTGPITYIGQEEVETDAKLLRNAVDKFGRSDAFIAALSPGSAARLKNEYYDTDEEIVQACADALSNEYKAIADAGFTVQLDAPDLAEAWDQINPEPTLSDFQDWLKIRVDAINSALEGIPREQSRLHVCWGSWHGPHTTDIPFEDIIDVVLEANVGGISFEASSPRHGHEWRVWQDRKLPENFLLYPGVISHNTNAVEHPRLVADRIIKFAEQVGPEHVVASTDCGLGGRLHEQIAWAKLESLVEGAKIASAELF; encoded by the coding sequence CTTCGAGATCCTGCAGTCTTCCGTCGACGAGGTGGTCAAGCGCCAGGTCGATCTGGGCATCGACATCGTCAATGAGGGCGAGTACGGGCACATCACCTCCGGCAAGATCGACTACGGCGCGTGGTGGAACTACTCCTTCTCCCGACTCGGCGGCCTGACCATGACGGACGAGGATCGCTGGGCGAACCAGGAAAAGGTCCGCTCCACCCCGGGCAACATCCAGTTGACCTCTTTCTCCGATCGCCGCGACCGCGAGCGTTTCCGCGCTGCCTACGAGGACCCGGAGTCCGGCATCTTCACCGGCCGCGCCGCCGTGGGCAACCCGAAGTTCACCGGCCCGATCACCTACATCGGCCAGGAGGAAGTGGAGACGGACGCGAAGCTGCTGCGTAACGCCGTCGACAAGTTCGGCCGTTCCGACGCCTTCATCGCCGCCCTGTCCCCGGGCTCCGCCGCGCGCCTGAAGAACGAGTACTACGACACCGACGAAGAAATCGTGCAGGCGTGCGCCGACGCGCTGTCCAACGAGTACAAGGCCATCGCCGACGCCGGCTTCACGGTCCAGCTCGACGCCCCGGACCTGGCCGAGGCCTGGGACCAGATCAACCCGGAGCCGACGCTGTCCGACTTCCAGGACTGGCTGAAGATCCGCGTCGACGCCATCAACTCCGCACTCGAGGGCATCCCGCGCGAGCAGTCCCGCCTGCACGTCTGCTGGGGATCCTGGCACGGCCCGCACACCACCGACATCCCGTTTGAGGACATCATCGACGTCGTCCTCGAGGCCAACGTCGGCGGCATCTCCTTCGAGGCGTCCTCGCCGCGCCACGGCCACGAGTGGCGCGTCTGGCAGGACCGGAAGCTGCCGGAGAACTTCCTGCTCTACCCGGGCGTGATCTCCCACAACACCAACGCCGTCGAGCACCCGCGTCTGGTGGCGGACCGCATCATCAAGTTCGCCGAGCAGGTCGGACCGGAGCACGTCGTCGCCTCCACTGACTGCGGCCTGGGCGGGCGTCTGCACGAGCAGATCGCATGGGCCAAGCTCGAGTCCCTGGTCGAAGGCGCGAAGATCGCCTCCGCCGAGCTGTTCTAA
- a CDS encoding PucR family transcriptional regulator, translated as MERFPELDDTLQDLSEVLDRRLVVVDESMHVVAYSIHESPEDRTRLFHLLTHSDSWPAPATATAPYSVDTPPGLRPTAFVRLLDPQKHIIGHLLVPVGDTTEDATLPETLTAAAEQVAELLLARRSEETGRMARSHELTRDLVTDDPSTRTAAAEALLAERRLSSSPHYCAVTLGVDPRSATRLEHEKTSQAVARTLRFVRETSTATVVGGVLDDHTGVLVFPRPVVAERLARILRSPQVSPVRAGIGPLTALTDMHLSFARARLAWRASWLAPTDHDVVTSWESVGLDGTLARLPVEDFTADDLPPAVRDLVGAVDSPALISTLETYLDAGGDAQRTARLLHIHRSTLYYRLDKLRAIIDGDLSDGVVRRELHTGLRLARLAGLLPRQ; from the coding sequence ATGGAGCGGTTTCCCGAACTCGACGACACGCTGCAGGACTTATCGGAAGTCCTCGACCGCCGACTCGTCGTCGTCGACGAATCCATGCACGTGGTGGCGTACTCCATCCACGAATCCCCGGAAGATCGCACGCGGTTGTTCCACCTGCTGACCCACAGCGATTCCTGGCCCGCTCCGGCCACGGCGACCGCGCCCTATTCCGTGGACACCCCGCCCGGCCTGCGCCCCACGGCTTTCGTCCGGTTGCTCGACCCGCAGAAACACATCATCGGCCACCTGCTCGTCCCGGTAGGCGACACCACGGAAGACGCGACGTTGCCGGAAACCCTCACAGCCGCCGCCGAGCAGGTGGCCGAGTTACTGCTCGCCAGGCGCAGCGAAGAAACTGGCAGGATGGCGCGTTCCCACGAGCTCACCCGCGACCTAGTCACGGACGACCCGTCCACCCGTACGGCGGCGGCCGAGGCCCTGCTCGCGGAACGCCGACTCAGCTCCTCACCGCACTACTGCGCCGTCACCCTGGGCGTGGATCCCCGGTCTGCCACGCGGCTGGAGCACGAGAAGACCTCGCAGGCGGTGGCGCGCACGCTCCGGTTCGTCCGGGAAACCTCCACCGCGACGGTGGTCGGCGGCGTCCTCGACGATCACACGGGCGTGCTCGTGTTCCCTCGCCCGGTGGTCGCCGAGCGACTCGCCCGAATTCTGCGCAGCCCACAGGTGAGCCCAGTGCGCGCCGGGATCGGGCCGCTGACTGCGCTGACGGACATGCACCTTTCCTTCGCCCGGGCCCGGCTGGCCTGGCGGGCCTCGTGGCTGGCGCCCACGGACCATGACGTGGTCACCTCGTGGGAGTCGGTGGGCCTGGACGGGACGTTGGCACGGTTGCCGGTGGAGGATTTCACGGCCGACGACCTGCCGCCCGCCGTCCGCGACCTGGTGGGCGCCGTGGATTCCCCGGCGTTGATCTCGACTTTGGAGACCTATCTGGACGCCGGCGGCGACGCGCAGCGTACCGCCCGGTTGCTGCACATCCACCGCTCCACGTTGTATTACCGGTTGGACAAGCTGCGGGCGATCATCGACGGCGATCTCAGCGACGGGGTGGTGCGCCGCGAGCTGCACACGGGGCTGCGCCTCGCCCGGCTCGCCGGCTTGCTGCCGAGGCAATGA
- a CDS encoding choice-of-anchor I family protein, with product MSVRRSAVALCAAAATSLTLAAPAAALIVEEPILDAVDADAFSIAPIGSYDSGQFDESAAEIVTYHPQTRQLLVVNAQSGNIDLLDVSNPTAPVLAGEVQAGEGNGINSVAVRADGLAVANVEPADKTDEGSMLFFDANTGDELGRVMLGGALPDMVGISADGRYAFSANEGEPAEDYSVDPEGSVSVVALPEELAAPTQDDVRVADFRAWNADGPRELHEDIRIFGPTEVDGQPYETTVAENLEPEYITEIDGKLYTTLQENNAVAVVDLESATVEEIFPLGFQDHNVVALDASDRDGGEDSGGADTGAVNIENWPVLGIHQPDAIEAYHGADGAGYLVMANEGDARDWDVYSEEARIKHLGDPEEVDYKGDALPGLCEGYQGLTAGQIDELQDDLGAGRLRITVADGLNEDGTCFEQLYSYGSRSFSIFDVEGNELFNSADDFEQITARLHEDGELLFNAGHDEGWFDSRSDNKGPEPEGVALGEINDRTYAFIGLERLGGVMVYDVTDPAESRYVAYVNNRDFSVSALDEKTEDVVENWQESGDLGPEGLVFIPAADSPNGENLLAVGNEVSGTTTIFEITGSVTDGAPAENEDPSPAPTSLPGSSQLSSSFR from the coding sequence TCCATCGCCCCGATCGGTTCCTACGACTCGGGTCAATTCGACGAGTCCGCCGCCGAGATCGTCACCTATCACCCGCAGACCCGGCAGCTGCTGGTGGTCAACGCGCAGTCCGGCAACATCGACCTGCTCGATGTCTCCAACCCCACTGCCCCGGTGCTAGCGGGTGAGGTGCAGGCCGGCGAGGGCAACGGCATCAACTCCGTCGCCGTGCGCGCCGACGGGCTGGCGGTAGCCAACGTCGAACCGGCGGACAAGACCGACGAAGGCTCCATGCTCTTCTTCGACGCCAACACCGGCGACGAGCTCGGCCGGGTCATGCTGGGCGGAGCCCTGCCGGACATGGTGGGCATCTCCGCCGACGGCCGCTACGCGTTTTCCGCCAACGAGGGCGAGCCGGCGGAGGACTACTCCGTCGACCCGGAGGGATCTGTCTCCGTCGTGGCGCTGCCGGAGGAACTGGCGGCCCCGACCCAGGACGACGTCCGCGTCGCCGATTTCCGCGCCTGGAACGCCGACGGACCGCGCGAGCTGCATGAGGACATCCGTATCTTCGGCCCCACCGAGGTCGACGGCCAGCCGTATGAGACCACCGTGGCGGAGAACCTCGAGCCGGAATACATCACCGAGATCGACGGCAAGCTCTACACCACGCTGCAGGAGAACAACGCCGTGGCCGTCGTCGACCTGGAGTCCGCGACCGTGGAGGAGATCTTCCCGCTCGGTTTCCAGGACCACAATGTCGTTGCGCTGGATGCCTCCGACCGCGACGGCGGCGAGGACTCGGGCGGCGCGGACACGGGCGCCGTGAACATCGAGAATTGGCCGGTGTTGGGCATCCACCAGCCGGACGCCATCGAGGCGTACCACGGCGCGGACGGCGCCGGATACCTGGTCATGGCCAACGAGGGCGACGCCCGCGACTGGGACGTCTACTCGGAAGAAGCCCGCATCAAGCACCTGGGTGATCCGGAAGAGGTCGACTACAAGGGCGACGCGCTGCCGGGGCTGTGCGAGGGCTACCAGGGCCTGACCGCGGGACAGATCGACGAGCTGCAAGATGATCTCGGCGCCGGGCGGCTGCGCATCACGGTGGCCGACGGGCTCAACGAGGACGGCACCTGCTTCGAGCAGCTGTACTCCTACGGGTCGCGTTCCTTCTCCATCTTCGACGTCGAGGGCAACGAGCTCTTCAACTCCGCCGACGATTTCGAGCAGATCACAGCGCGCCTGCACGAAGACGGTGAGTTGCTGTTCAACGCCGGCCACGACGAGGGATGGTTCGATTCGCGTTCCGACAACAAGGGCCCGGAGCCGGAGGGCGTGGCCCTGGGCGAGATCAATGACCGCACCTACGCGTTCATCGGCTTGGAGCGCCTCGGCGGAGTGATGGTCTACGACGTCACCGACCCGGCGGAATCCCGGTACGTCGCCTACGTCAACAACCGCGACTTCTCCGTCTCCGCGCTCGACGAAAAGACCGAAGATGTCGTGGAGAACTGGCAGGAGTCCGGCGACCTCGGCCCGGAGGGACTGGTGTTCATCCCGGCCGCCGACTCCCCCAACGGTGAGAACCTGCTGGCGGTAGGCAACGAGGTTTCCGGCACGACCACGATCTTCGAGATCACCGGTTCCGTGACCGACGGCGCCCCGGCCGAGAACGAGGACCCCTCCCCCGCCCCCACCAGCCTGCCGGGGTCCAGCCAGCTCAGCTCCTCCTTCAGGTAG
- a CDS encoding FAD-dependent monooxygenase, with product MTSTSTSRAGTRIAIVGAGIGGLTLAAELRRRGLEPQVFDQAAELREVGAAVALSANATRFLRDRIDIGEELAVKAADIDGLVLRDGRDGRVLNRTLSRQEYHERAGAPYYGVHRADLQQMLKQAVGDEALHLNKRCVRVEEGRQSAILHFADGDSVEADLVIGADGIRSRLRRELLGYDDVQFSGCHGWRGLVPPEQTPSLPDPEAIQFWMGPQGHLLHYPIGNGEQNFLLVRRHQGPWAEKSWVTPAEENEHLAAFSDWDTAVVEMISAAPAAERWGLFHRPPLQKWSRGRITLIGDAAHAMVPHHGQGANQSIEDAIVLADCLMDGLEQGTGWDRARQRYQEIRAERVRRVQITSLATADALHLPDGPLAEERNARFAAEDFWQRSLAWIHEHVAADAPAPVSV from the coding sequence ATGACCTCGACGTCCACCTCTCGAGCCGGCACCCGTATCGCGATCGTGGGGGCCGGCATCGGCGGGCTCACCCTCGCCGCCGAATTACGTCGTCGCGGCCTCGAGCCCCAGGTCTTCGACCAGGCGGCGGAGCTGCGGGAAGTGGGCGCGGCCGTGGCGCTGTCCGCCAACGCCACCCGCTTCCTGCGCGATCGCATCGACATCGGCGAGGAACTCGCCGTCAAGGCCGCCGACATCGACGGGCTGGTGCTTCGCGACGGCCGCGACGGCCGCGTCCTCAACCGGACGCTGTCCCGGCAGGAATACCACGAGCGCGCCGGGGCGCCCTACTACGGCGTCCACCGGGCGGATCTGCAGCAGATGCTGAAGCAAGCGGTGGGCGACGAGGCCCTACACCTGAACAAACGCTGCGTCCGCGTCGAGGAGGGGCGACAGTCCGCGATCCTGCATTTCGCCGACGGCGACAGCGTCGAGGCGGACCTGGTCATCGGCGCGGACGGCATCCGGTCCCGCCTGCGCCGGGAGCTTCTCGGCTACGACGACGTGCAGTTCTCCGGCTGCCACGGCTGGCGCGGGTTGGTCCCGCCAGAGCAGACGCCCTCGCTGCCCGATCCGGAGGCCATCCAATTCTGGATGGGCCCGCAGGGCCACCTGCTGCATTACCCGATCGGCAACGGCGAACAGAACTTCCTGCTGGTACGCCGCCACCAGGGCCCGTGGGCGGAGAAGTCCTGGGTCACGCCCGCCGAGGAGAACGAGCACCTGGCGGCGTTTTCCGACTGGGACACGGCCGTCGTCGAGATGATCAGCGCGGCACCGGCGGCAGAACGCTGGGGGCTGTTCCACCGCCCGCCGCTGCAAAAGTGGAGCCGCGGGCGCATCACACTGATCGGCGACGCCGCCCACGCGATGGTGCCGCACCACGGGCAGGGTGCGAACCAGTCCATCGAAGACGCCATCGTGCTCGCGGACTGCTTGATGGACGGACTCGAGCAGGGCACCGGCTGGGACCGCGCCCGTCAGCGCTACCAGGAGATCCGGGCCGAGCGCGTCCGGCGGGTGCAGATCACCTCGTTGGCCACCGCCGACGCCCTGCATCTGCCTGACGGTCCGCTCGCCGAGGAGCGCAACGCCCGCTTCGCCGCAGAAGATTTCTGGCAGCGCAGCCTGGCGTGGATCCACGAGCACGTCGCCGCCGACGCCCCGGCGCCGGTCAGCGTGTGA